The sequence GAGAAGGTGTACGGCACCGCAAGGAGACCGTGACGGAATCCGGGCGGGGTCACCTCGACGATGTCGAGCTCGGAGATGGCGCGACGCTCATGATCGCTCAGGAAGGTGAAGGTGGCGCCGAGGCCGGTGCGGAATGCCGCCGAGACCTCCGGCGGGTCGGTGGAGATGACCGCGAGCTTGCAGTAGTTGACGGCCAGCTCGTCCTGGAGCTCCGTGAGGTGCCGTAACTGGCACGCGCACTTCGGTCACCAGTAGCCGCGATAGAAGCTCACGATGAGGGGATACTCTCCCGCCAGCTTGGAGAGGCGCACCGTCTCGCCTCGGTGATCAGGCAGCTCGAGATCCGGGAACCGCTTCCCGACGATGAGTTGTGGATGCACGGTATCCTCCTCGTTTTCGATTCCTAGGCGGGGGCGGCGACCGCGAGGGCGAAGTAGCGGTCGGGGTCGACGTGCCAGCCCTCG is a genomic window of Candidatus Methylomirabilota bacterium containing:
- a CDS encoding redoxin domain-containing protein gives rise to the protein MHPQLIVGKRFPDLELPDHRGETVRLSKLAGEYPLIVSFYRGYW